A single region of the Aurantiacibacter sp. MUD11 genome encodes:
- a CDS encoding DUF58 domain-containing protein gives MRVRIPIPRLPPLPIVPTPRTLVLLTLLAPIAVVVAATAPAAWVIAPAAGLALLLLVLVDGWLAGKLVNFAYHVPADAEVGQEAHIRVEAEIERDSDAALPEAALGFDARLGEGGAASFLLQPTGEPGMFAGHGVAVPQRRGPGELHDLWLRWRGPLGLAVRQKHVALDAGIRVWPDLSPVRSPVLQSFLRDSQFGLVARRIRGEGTQFEALSEYEPGMDRRRIDWKASARHTSLYARENEAERDNQIVFAFDCGQSMIEPVDGLPRIDRAVSAALTAAYVALKGGDKVSLFGFADHPQLMTPFVTDTRAFHRLQSAAAELDYTPREPNFTLALATLTARLKRRSLIVLFSDFSDPTSAQLMVESVERLVRHHLVIFVTMVDTELEELTTTEPDTLGDIAVAVGADSLARQRQLVLQRLRRMGVNVIEAPYDTIGYRLIDLYLETKRAEAIG, from the coding sequence GTGCGGGTCCGCATCCCCATCCCCCGGCTGCCGCCGCTGCCCATCGTGCCGACCCCGCGCACGCTGGTGCTGCTGACTCTGCTCGCACCTATCGCGGTGGTGGTGGCGGCGACGGCACCGGCGGCTTGGGTGATCGCCCCGGCGGCAGGCCTGGCGCTGTTGCTGCTGGTGCTGGTCGACGGCTGGCTGGCGGGGAAGCTGGTCAACTTCGCCTATCACGTGCCTGCAGATGCCGAAGTCGGGCAGGAAGCGCATATCCGCGTCGAGGCCGAGATCGAGCGCGATTCCGACGCCGCCCTGCCCGAAGCCGCGCTGGGGTTCGACGCGCGGCTGGGCGAAGGCGGCGCGGCCAGCTTCCTGCTCCAGCCGACGGGCGAGCCGGGCATGTTCGCGGGCCATGGCGTGGCCGTGCCGCAGCGGCGCGGCCCGGGCGAACTGCACGACCTCTGGCTGCGCTGGCGCGGACCGCTGGGGCTGGCGGTGCGGCAGAAGCACGTGGCGCTCGATGCCGGCATCCGCGTCTGGCCGGACCTCTCGCCGGTTCGATCTCCCGTTCTGCAGAGCTTCCTGCGCGATAGCCAGTTCGGCCTCGTCGCCCGGCGCATTCGCGGCGAAGGCACGCAGTTCGAGGCGCTTTCGGAATACGAGCCGGGGATGGACCGCCGCCGCATCGACTGGAAGGCGAGCGCGCGGCACACCTCCCTCTACGCTCGCGAGAACGAGGCCGAGCGCGACAACCAAATCGTCTTCGCCTTCGATTGCGGCCAGTCGATGATCGAGCCGGTCGACGGCCTGCCGCGCATCGATCGCGCGGTGTCCGCCGCGCTCACCGCCGCCTATGTCGCGCTGAAAGGCGGCGACAAGGTCAGCCTGTTCGGCTTTGCCGACCACCCGCAGCTGATGACGCCCTTCGTCACCGACACCCGCGCCTTCCACCGCCTGCAAAGCGCCGCGGCGGAGCTAGACTACACTCCGCGCGAACCCAATTTCACGCTGGCGCTGGCAACGCTGACCGCGCGGCTCAAGCGGCGCTCGCTGATCGTGCTGTTCTCCGATTTCTCGGACCCGACCTCGGCCCAGCTGATGGTCGAGAGCGTGGAACGGCTGGTGCGTCACCACCTCGTCATCTTCGTGACCATGGTCGACACCGAGCTGGAGGAACTGACCACCACGGAGCCTGATACGCTGGGCGATATCGCGGTGGCCGTTGGCGCGGATTCGCTGGCGCGACAGCGGCAGCTGGTGCTCCAGCGCCTGCGCCGGATGGGCGTCAACGTGATCGAGGCGCCCTATGACACGATCGGCTATCGCTTGATCGACCTCTATCTCGAAACCAAGCGGGCAGAGGCGATCGGCTGA
- a CDS encoding AAA family ATPase gives MTLEQTAELANRIRGEVGKAIVGMDEVVDHLLIALIAQGHVLLEGPPGTAKTFLAQCFAHATGMEFGRIQFTPDLLPGDILGSNLFNFQTSQFTLTRGPIFRELLLADEINRTPPKTQAALLEAMQERRVTLDGETHALSDNFMVVATQNPIENQGVYPLPEAQLDRFAFKLLVPYPSAEEEAKIVKRFGERAGPQGPLDFGIERVANAGLISAAQEAVKDVTLSDEIIAYCVALVRATRDNPDLASGASPRAAVLMANAARARAALEGRAYVIPDDVKALATACLRHRLLLSPAAEIEGKQVEDLVAGLIEQTEAPR, from the coding sequence ATGACGCTGGAACAGACTGCCGAGCTGGCGAACAGGATTCGCGGCGAAGTCGGCAAGGCGATCGTGGGCATGGACGAGGTCGTCGACCACCTGCTGATCGCGCTGATCGCGCAAGGCCACGTGCTGCTCGAAGGCCCGCCGGGAACGGCCAAGACCTTCCTCGCACAGTGCTTCGCCCATGCCACCGGCATGGAATTCGGCCGCATCCAGTTCACGCCGGACCTGCTGCCGGGCGACATCCTCGGCTCCAACCTGTTCAATTTCCAGACCAGCCAGTTCACCCTGACGCGCGGCCCCATCTTCCGCGAGCTGCTGCTGGCCGACGAGATCAACCGCACGCCGCCCAAGACGCAGGCCGCGTTGCTGGAGGCCATGCAGGAACGCCGGGTGACGCTGGACGGCGAGACCCACGCCCTGTCCGACAACTTCATGGTGGTCGCCACGCAGAACCCGATCGAGAACCAGGGCGTCTACCCGCTGCCCGAAGCGCAGCTGGATCGCTTCGCCTTCAAGCTGCTGGTGCCCTACCCCAGTGCCGAGGAGGAGGCGAAGATCGTCAAGCGCTTCGGCGAGCGCGCCGGGCCGCAGGGGCCGCTCGATTTCGGCATCGAACGCGTGGCCAATGCCGGCCTGATCTCGGCCGCGCAGGAAGCGGTGAAGGACGTCACCCTGTCAGACGAGATCATCGCCTATTGCGTCGCGCTGGTGCGCGCCACACGCGACAATCCCGATCTTGCCAGCGGTGCCTCGCCCCGCGCCGCCGTGCTGATGGCCAATGCCGCCCGCGCCCGCGCCGCGCTGGAAGGCCGCGCCTATGTCATTCCCGATGACGTGAAGGCGCTGGCAACCGCCTGCCTGCGCCATCGCCTGCTGCTGTCGCCCGCTGCCGAGATCGAGGGCAAGCAGGTGGAAGACCTGGTCGCCGGGCTGATCGAACAGACCGAAGCGCCGCGCTAA
- a CDS encoding RDD family protein — protein MSAVRPIHPVLQRDLSKRARTLVTPEGLSLPMTVGSRGSRAGALLLDMLFLVIGTVVVLVALSALGLGLLDLGDESLEASPVLQGLLIVVILLIFLSRYGYFLWFELGPRAATPGKRLVGLRVAARDGGRLTAEMVIARNLVRDVEVFLPTFFLLGGGQNAGVAGFAAFIWLAIFVLFPFFNRDALRAGDIVAGTWVVEARQAKLQEAMSLAPDRSTDYRFGEAELSVYGEHELQVLEGVLRQDRAESLREVAEAITRKIGWQLGAGDEREFLEAFYAALRGHLESNMRFGKRKRDKFS, from the coding sequence ATGAGCGCGGTGCGGCCCATCCACCCGGTGCTGCAACGCGACCTTTCGAAGCGCGCCCGCACGCTGGTGACGCCCGAAGGGCTGTCGCTGCCCATGACCGTCGGCAGCCGCGGCTCCCGCGCCGGCGCCTTGCTGCTGGACATGCTGTTCCTGGTGATCGGCACTGTCGTCGTGCTGGTCGCCCTCTCCGCTCTCGGCCTCGGCCTGCTCGATCTCGGCGACGAATCCCTGGAAGCCTCGCCGGTTTTGCAGGGATTGCTGATCGTCGTCATCCTGCTGATCTTCCTCTCCCGCTACGGCTATTTCCTGTGGTTCGAGCTGGGCCCGCGCGCGGCCACGCCGGGCAAGCGGCTGGTGGGCCTGCGCGTCGCCGCGCGCGACGGCGGACGGCTGACCGCCGAGATGGTGATTGCCCGCAACCTGGTGCGCGACGTGGAAGTGTTCCTGCCCACCTTCTTCCTGCTCGGCGGCGGACAGAACGCGGGTGTGGCCGGTTTCGCCGCCTTCATCTGGCTGGCGATCTTCGTGCTCTTCCCCTTCTTCAACCGCGATGCCCTGCGCGCCGGCGATATCGTGGCGGGGACCTGGGTGGTCGAAGCCAGGCAGGCCAAGCTGCAGGAAGCCATGTCCCTCGCGCCCGACCGCTCGACCGATTACCGCTTCGGCGAGGCGGAACTGTCCGTCTACGGCGAGCACGAACTGCAGGTGCTGGAAGGTGTCTTGCGGCAGGACCGGGCGGAATCGCTGCGCGAAGTGGCAGAGGCGATCACCCGGAAGATCGGCTGGCAACTGGGTGCCGGAGACGAGCGCGAATTCCTCGAGGCGTTCTACGCCGCGCTGCGCGGGCACCTGGAAAGCAACATGCGCTTCGGCAAGCGCAAGCGCGACAAGTTCTCCTGA
- a CDS encoding GNAT family N-acetyltransferase yields the protein MILRPASLDDAENLARLGRESFCHAFEHLYRAEDLAAFLEEAYSVEAVAREIADPGIVHQLTEDSPGSGLTAFIKTRLESPYAEHSEARKPFGLGQLYTDPARTGEGLGAALMDWCLNFARSRGCDAVQLSVWSENYGAQRFYQRYGFGKIADIEFWVGEQCDHEFLYELRL from the coding sequence ATGATCCTGCGCCCCGCTTCATTAGATGATGCCGAAAATCTCGCCCGGCTTGGCCGCGAGAGCTTCTGCCACGCCTTCGAGCACCTCTATCGCGCGGAAGACCTCGCCGCTTTCCTCGAGGAAGCCTATTCGGTGGAGGCCGTGGCGAGGGAAATCGCCGATCCCGGTATCGTGCACCAGTTGACCGAGGATTCGCCCGGCAGCGGCCTGACAGCCTTCATCAAGACCCGGCTCGAAAGCCCCTATGCCGAACATTCGGAGGCCAGGAAGCCTTTCGGCCTTGGGCAGTTATACACCGATCCCGCCCGCACCGGGGAAGGCCTGGGCGCCGCATTGATGGACTGGTGCCTCAATTTCGCCCGTTCGCGCGGCTGCGATGCGGTGCAATTGTCCGTGTGGAGCGAAAACTACGGCGCGCAACGGTTTTACCAGCGCTATGGCTTTGGAAAGATTGCCGATATCGAGTTCTGGGTGGGCGAGCAGTGCGACCACGAATTCCTCTACGAATTGCGCCTCTGA
- a CDS encoding mechanosensitive ion channel: MGIGNYRFDQDLALQILEKIGMALAILVITWLLAKGAKWTFAKLVDNVGFLQKSTSAGESIGEQLGKIVSLLIWLLGLLAILQVFSLGGVMQPVTTLLDDVMGFIPNIIGAGLIFFIGLMLARIVRDLTVTTLQTVDFDKWVNRGGAETLTGNSQLSKTIGTIIYAIIIIFVSIMALEALSLESVSDPASDMLGLILDAIPRIIGAALLLGIGYLVARFVAQLAREVLPGLGVDRALTDTGVLPTGTSVSNIIARVAQIAIILFFAIAATRLLGFPELTAILDEVLELGGRVVFGGVVIAVGFLIAGVLARLIGEGSLAASIVKWAAIVLFIFMGLQFMGVGQEIVETAFSALVIGGAVAAALAFGLGGRDWAGQKLEQLDRKLGGKEPPTGS, translated from the coding sequence ATGGGTATCGGAAACTACCGTTTCGATCAGGACCTGGCGCTACAGATCCTCGAAAAGATCGGCATGGCGCTAGCCATCCTGGTGATCACATGGCTGCTGGCGAAGGGCGCGAAATGGACCTTTGCAAAGCTGGTCGACAATGTCGGCTTCCTGCAGAAAAGCACCTCTGCCGGCGAAAGCATCGGCGAACAGCTGGGCAAGATCGTCAGCCTGCTGATCTGGCTGCTGGGCCTGCTCGCCATCCTGCAGGTGTTCAGCCTGGGCGGCGTGATGCAGCCTGTCACCACCCTGCTCGATGACGTCATGGGCTTCATCCCGAACATCATCGGCGCCGGCCTGATCTTCTTCATCGGCCTGATGCTGGCCCGCATCGTCCGCGACCTGACGGTGACGACGCTGCAGACCGTGGATTTCGACAAGTGGGTCAATCGCGGGGGAGCGGAGACGCTGACCGGCAATAGCCAGCTGTCGAAGACGATCGGCACGATCATCTACGCCATCATCATCATCTTCGTCTCGATCATGGCGCTGGAAGCGCTCAGCCTGGAAAGCGTTTCGGACCCGGCCAGCGACATGCTCGGCCTGATCCTCGACGCCATCCCGCGCATCATCGGCGCGGCACTGCTGCTGGGCATCGGCTATCTCGTCGCCCGTTTCGTGGCCCAGCTGGCCCGTGAAGTGCTGCCGGGACTGGGCGTCGACCGGGCGCTGACCGATACCGGCGTGCTGCCCACCGGCACCAGCGTATCCAACATCATCGCCCGCGTGGCGCAGATCGCGATCATCCTGTTCTTCGCCATCGCCGCGACGCGCCTGCTCGGCTTTCCCGAGTTGACCGCGATCCTCGACGAGGTGCTGGAACTGGGTGGCCGCGTGGTCTTCGGCGGCGTGGTGATTGCAGTCGGCTTCCTGATCGCGGGCGTGCTTGCCCGCCTGATCGGTGAAGGCAGCCTGGCGGCATCGATCGTCAAGTGGGCGGCCATCGTGCTGTTCATCTTCATGGGCCTGCAGTTCATGGGCGTCGGCCAGGAAATCGTCGAAACCGCGTTCAGCGCACTGGTCATCGGCGGCGCGGTTGCCGCCGCGCTCGCCTTCGGCCTCGGTGGCCGTGACTGGGCGGGCCAGAAGCTCGAACAGCTCGATCGCAAGCTGGGCGGCAAGGAACCGCCGACCGGCAGCTGA
- a CDS encoding sensor domain-containing phosphodiesterase, whose translation MGNPAFKLPAFDDAPARPLADELINDPAIDRILNAVRGHLGLEIAFVSRYVENEQRELTHVSTDLELPMGAGFREDREDSYCWHILQGRLPELIQDPADHPLTEKLAITKFLPVGCHVNTPLRLADGTVWGSFCALGREPRRDMNQRDLEILQSFAGLAGERIEASLSEQIGLQQARERVEAMLDGHAVTMFQQPIHELATGKPVGVECLARFPDLNKRGPDAWFDDAERVGLGNELEMTAVRCALETVGQVPDGIYAAINASPATILSGALRHTLEEAGADNLVIEITEHQEVSDFAALAREIKALKPFCRIAIDDVGTGYAGLRHLVELQPDILKMDMVLTREIDSDPARRAITAAMVQFASEIGCKLVAEGIETEEERAVMQDLGVDYGQGYLFARPLPVIAAQQHLLGVTMEE comes from the coding sequence ATGGGAAACCCCGCCTTCAAACTACCCGCTTTCGACGATGCCCCGGCGCGTCCGCTCGCTGACGAGCTGATCAATGACCCGGCCATCGACCGCATCCTCAACGCGGTGCGCGGCCACCTCGGGCTCGAGATCGCGTTCGTCTCCCGCTACGTCGAGAACGAGCAGCGCGAGCTGACGCATGTCAGCACCGACCTGGAGCTGCCAATGGGCGCGGGTTTCCGCGAAGATCGCGAGGACAGTTACTGCTGGCACATCCTGCAGGGCCGCCTTCCCGAGCTGATCCAGGACCCGGCCGACCATCCGCTGACCGAGAAGCTGGCCATCACCAAGTTCCTGCCGGTCGGCTGCCACGTGAACACGCCGCTGCGGCTGGCGGACGGCACCGTCTGGGGCAGCTTCTGCGCTCTGGGGCGCGAACCCCGCCGCGACATGAACCAGCGCGACCTCGAAATCCTGCAAAGCTTCGCCGGCCTCGCGGGCGAACGGATCGAGGCGAGCCTGTCCGAACAGATCGGGCTGCAACAGGCGCGCGAGCGTGTCGAGGCCATGCTGGATGGGCATGCGGTGACCATGTTCCAGCAGCCGATCCACGAACTCGCCACCGGCAAGCCGGTCGGCGTGGAATGCCTTGCCCGCTTCCCCGATCTCAACAAGCGCGGGCCTGACGCCTGGTTCGACGATGCCGAACGCGTCGGCCTGGGGAACGAGCTGGAGATGACCGCAGTCCGCTGCGCGCTGGAGACGGTTGGGCAAGTACCCGATGGCATCTACGCCGCGATCAACGCCTCACCCGCCACGATCCTGTCTGGCGCGCTGCGGCATACGCTGGAGGAGGCGGGTGCGGACAACCTCGTGATCGAGATTACCGAGCACCAGGAAGTTTCCGACTTTGCGGCGCTGGCGCGCGAGATCAAGGCGCTCAAGCCCTTTTGCCGCATCGCCATCGACGACGTCGGCACCGGTTACGCGGGGCTGCGCCACCTGGTCGAATTGCAGCCCGACATCCTCAAGATGGACATGGTGCTGACTCGCGAGATCGACAGCGATCCGGCCCGGCGCGCGATTACCGCCGCCATGGTCCAGTTCGCCAGTGAAATCGGCTGCAAGCTGGTGGCCGAAGGGATCGAAACCGAGGAAGAACGCGCCGTGATGCAGGACCTGGGAGTGGATTACGGACAGGGATACCTGTTCGCCCGCCCGCTGCCTGTCATCGCCGCGCAGCAACACCTGCTGGGGGTAACCATGGAAGAGTAA
- a CDS encoding cation:proton antiporter domain-containing protein, translated as MEEHGAGLLLRDALLMLGFAMVAVLAFRKAGLGATLGYLVAGALLGPSVLGLVSGAEEMAEIAELGIVMLLFVVGLELSPARLWRLKGAIFGLGLSQVVICGLAVSATVLALAGYPLAAALAIGLPLGLSSTAQVLPMLQSGGQLRTPFGERAFSILLFQDLSIIPLITIVAALGQGGDEGPSGWWLGVLTLAAVFGLVAAGRLVIRPLFRLIGHLGERELFVVAALFTVLASAVVMTSLGLSAALGAFVAGVMLADTPYRHELEADIEPFRAILLGMFFVAVGMMLDLGVIAENPLFVIGFAVLLIALKTAIIMGLGLLLKMTWRAALALGLLLSQGGEFAFVLYTQALAGGLLNAEQSSLFGAIVTLSMAATPFLMLATSRIRREPRGEDDEGRHEGPRDEGAHAIVVGYGRFGQSVAQVLQSGKLAVTLIDKKQSQIELSEQFGSKVYYGDGTRVDMLRQAGAGEAQLIMFCIRDIDKELIESVKEAFPKAAIYVRGYDRRTVIAMADTPVEYVVREMFESAVRMGLMALEYVGLSERDIDEAEAKYRSHDRERMSVQMEAGDIYAAQEMTREQQRQLRGEN; from the coding sequence ATGGAAGAACACGGCGCCGGATTACTGTTGCGTGATGCCCTGCTGATGCTGGGATTTGCGATGGTGGCCGTGCTCGCCTTCCGCAAGGCGGGCCTCGGGGCGACGCTGGGTTATCTCGTCGCCGGCGCGCTGCTGGGGCCGAGCGTGCTGGGGCTGGTCTCCGGCGCGGAGGAAATGGCCGAGATTGCCGAACTCGGCATCGTCATGCTGCTGTTCGTCGTCGGCCTGGAGCTATCGCCCGCGCGCTTGTGGCGATTGAAGGGCGCGATCTTCGGGCTGGGTCTGTCACAGGTGGTCATCTGCGGGCTGGCGGTTTCCGCCACCGTGCTGGCGCTGGCCGGTTACCCGCTGGCCGCCGCGCTGGCCATCGGTCTGCCGCTGGGCCTGTCCTCCACCGCGCAGGTGCTGCCCATGCTGCAATCGGGCGGCCAGCTGCGCACGCCGTTTGGTGAGCGCGCCTTCTCCATCCTGTTGTTCCAGGACCTGTCGATCATCCCGCTGATTACCATTGTTGCGGCGCTGGGGCAGGGCGGGGATGAGGGGCCGTCCGGATGGTGGCTGGGCGTGCTGACTCTGGCCGCCGTGTTCGGCCTCGTCGCTGCGGGCCGCCTCGTCATCCGTCCGCTGTTCCGCCTGATCGGCCACCTCGGCGAGCGCGAGCTGTTCGTCGTCGCCGCCCTGTTTACCGTGCTCGCCAGCGCCGTAGTGATGACCTCGCTGGGCCTGTCCGCCGCGCTGGGGGCCTTCGTCGCCGGCGTGATGCTGGCCGACACCCCTTACCGGCACGAACTGGAGGCCGACATCGAGCCGTTCCGCGCCATCCTGCTGGGCATGTTCTTCGTTGCCGTCGGCATGATGCTGGACCTCGGCGTCATTGCCGAGAACCCGCTGTTCGTCATCGGCTTCGCCGTGCTGCTGATCGCCCTCAAGACCGCCATCATCATGGGGCTGGGCCTGCTGCTGAAGATGACCTGGCGTGCGGCCCTGGCGCTGGGCCTGCTGCTGAGCCAGGGCGGCGAGTTCGCCTTTGTCCTCTACACGCAGGCGCTGGCGGGCGGGCTGCTGAATGCCGAGCAGTCGAGTCTGTTCGGGGCCATCGTTACCCTCTCCATGGCGGCCACGCCGTTCCTGATGCTGGCGACTTCCCGCATCCGCCGCGAACCGCGCGGTGAGGACGACGAAGGCAGGCACGAAGGCCCCCGCGACGAAGGCGCGCACGCGATCGTGGTCGGCTACGGCCGCTTCGGCCAGAGCGTGGCGCAGGTGCTGCAGAGCGGCAAGCTGGCGGTCACCCTGATCGACAAGAAGCAGAGTCAGATCGAACTGTCCGAGCAATTCGGCAGCAAGGTCTACTACGGCGACGGCACGCGCGTGGACATGTTGCGCCAGGCCGGTGCCGGCGAAGCGCAGCTGATCATGTTCTGCATCCGGGATATCGACAAGGAACTGATCGAGTCGGTGAAGGAAGCCTTTCCCAAGGCAGCCATCTACGTCCGCGGCTACGACCGGCGCACGGTCATCGCAATGGCCGATACGCCGGTTGAATACGTGGTGCGCGAAATGTTCGAGTCCGCCGTCAGGATGGGCCTGATGGCGCTCGAATATGTCGGGCTGAGCGAGCGCGATATCGACGAGGCGGAAGCCAAGTACCGCAGCCACGACCGCGAACGCATGAGCGTGCAGATGGAAGCGGGCGATATCTATGCCGCGCAGGAAATGACGCGCGAGCAGCAACGGCAGCTGCGCGGTGAGAACTGA
- a CDS encoding DUF4350 domain-containing protein: protein MSRARNPFKPSAVLALLSVGAIAFLLLLYALGQGWTGEGERDGGSHAAANGLNGYSGLVELLRDTGHNVSLSRSPAGFEDYGLQVLTPPSWADPEEINEIIQSRFDNDAGPTLVLLPKWMAMPVPDAPGVEAEEGWVVLAGASSPGWFEQLAVAEGAELAIGETGGWQGLGSSGDLPDESQVQALVAKPDGPMRVLLQDSEGDVLAADLRPDRGDKDYEPWPVIVVFEPDLLNNYGMADEMRARTALALLDEARDGVDMPINFDLTLAGLGASENLLTLAFTPPFLAATLCLLLAGLVIAWRAFCRFGPAIAEAPAMARGKRQLARNGAALVQRVKRWHLLKQPYEDMVGRRVAAALGLRPADHEHREHAIDAALARRGHDGPPFSRLAGDLREANGPRDIIRAARALRTFERTLTQ, encoded by the coding sequence ATGAGCCGCGCGCGCAACCCCTTCAAACCCTCGGCCGTGCTGGCCTTGCTGAGCGTAGGCGCCATCGCCTTCCTGCTGCTGCTCTATGCACTGGGTCAGGGCTGGACCGGCGAAGGCGAGCGGGACGGCGGCAGCCACGCCGCGGCGAACGGCCTCAACGGCTATTCGGGACTGGTCGAACTGCTGAGGGACACCGGTCACAACGTATCGCTGTCACGCAGTCCGGCAGGCTTCGAGGACTATGGCCTGCAGGTGCTCACCCCGCCGAGCTGGGCAGACCCCGAAGAGATCAACGAGATCATCCAGAGCAGGTTCGACAACGACGCAGGGCCGACGCTGGTGCTGCTGCCCAAGTGGATGGCCATGCCCGTTCCCGACGCGCCCGGCGTGGAGGCGGAGGAAGGCTGGGTCGTCCTGGCCGGGGCCTCGTCGCCCGGCTGGTTCGAACAGCTGGCCGTGGCCGAGGGGGCAGAGCTTGCCATCGGCGAGACCGGCGGCTGGCAGGGGCTCGGCAGCAGCGGCGACCTGCCCGACGAGAGCCAGGTGCAGGCGCTGGTCGCCAAGCCTGACGGGCCGATGCGCGTGCTGCTGCAGGACAGCGAAGGCGACGTGCTGGCCGCCGACCTGCGACCGGACCGGGGGGACAAGGACTACGAGCCGTGGCCGGTGATCGTGGTGTTCGAGCCGGACCTGCTCAACAACTACGGCATGGCGGACGAGATGCGGGCGCGCACGGCGCTAGCGCTGCTGGACGAAGCGCGCGACGGGGTCGACATGCCGATCAATTTCGACCTGACGCTGGCGGGCCTCGGCGCCAGCGAGAACCTGCTGACGCTGGCTTTCACCCCGCCCTTCCTTGCCGCCACGCTGTGCTTGCTGCTGGCCGGGCTGGTGATCGCCTGGCGCGCCTTCTGCCGCTTCGGCCCGGCCATTGCCGAGGCGCCCGCCATGGCGCGCGGCAAGCGACAACTGGCCCGCAACGGCGCCGCGCTGGTGCAGCGGGTGAAGCGCTGGCACCTGCTGAAGCAGCCCTACGAGGACATGGTCGGGCGCCGCGTCGCGGCCGCGCTGGGACTGCGCCCTGCCGATCACGAACACCGCGAGCACGCCATCGACGCCGCGCTCGCCCGCCGGGGCCATGATGGCCCGCCCTTCTCCCGCCTCGCCGGTGACCTGCGCGAGGCCAATGGCCCGCGCGACATCATTCGCGCGGCCCGCGCTTTGCGGACATTCGAAAGGACGCTGACCCAATGA
- a CDS encoding stage II sporulation protein M, with amino-acid sequence MALPFFNRSNEIEPPADIEAASLRSDQFRLEREVDWQRLDAIVTALEKNRPRRISDEDLLELPVLYRKTASSLAVARETSLDAATLGYLEALVRRAWFQIYGPRMGLAGWLRRFLGGGWSHAVRSIWLDICITLAVMVAGTLVGWLLVAQDKNWFYSLVPVSMAQGRGPGADPEVLRQSLGTTDNADGLGIFAASLFSNNTGVCIMAFALGFAFGIPTLLLLVYNLALLGAMLWVFAEAGLGWEFAGWLSVHGTTELGAILLAGAAGLHVGRTMAFPGDRSILSAMQSAGVRAAQVMAGCTIMLIVAGLLEGYARQLVGETAARFAIGGGMLVLWVVYFALMRKPRERET; translated from the coding sequence ATGGCGCTGCCCTTCTTCAACCGCTCCAACGAGATCGAGCCGCCTGCCGACATCGAGGCGGCGTCGCTGCGCTCCGACCAGTTCCGGCTGGAGCGCGAGGTCGACTGGCAACGGCTGGACGCCATCGTCACCGCGCTGGAAAAGAACCGCCCGCGCCGCATCAGCGACGAGGACCTGCTGGAACTGCCGGTGCTTTATCGCAAGACCGCCTCCAGCCTCGCCGTCGCGCGCGAGACCTCGCTCGATGCGGCGACGCTCGGCTACCTCGAAGCGCTGGTCCGCCGCGCGTGGTTCCAGATCTACGGGCCGCGCATGGGGCTGGCCGGGTGGCTGCGCCGCTTCCTCGGCGGCGGCTGGAGCCATGCCGTGCGCTCGATCTGGCTCGACATCTGCATCACCCTCGCGGTGATGGTGGCGGGCACGCTGGTCGGCTGGCTGCTGGTCGCGCAGGACAAGAACTGGTTCTACTCGCTGGTCCCCGTCAGCATGGCGCAGGGCCGCGGACCCGGTGCCGATCCGGAGGTGCTGCGGCAGAGCCTCGGCACGACGGACAACGCCGACGGCCTCGGCATCTTCGCCGCCTCGCTGTTCTCCAACAACACCGGGGTCTGCATCATGGCCTTCGCGCTGGGCTTCGCCTTCGGCATCCCGACGCTGCTGCTGCTGGTCTACAACCTCGCCCTGCTGGGGGCGATGCTGTGGGTGTTTGCCGAAGCGGGCCTGGGGTGGGAATTCGCCGGCTGGCTGTCGGTTCACGGCACGACGGAGCTGGGCGCGATCCTGCTGGCCGGTGCCGCCGGCCTGCATGTCGGCCGAACCATGGCTTTCCCGGGTGACCGATCCATCCTCTCCGCCATGCAGTCCGCCGGGGTGCGCGCCGCGCAGGTCATGGCAGGCTGCACCATCATGCTGATCGTGGCCGGCCTGCTGGAAGGCTATGCCCGCCAGCTGGTGGGCGAAACGGCGGCGCGCTTCGCCATCGGCGGCGGCATGCTGGTGCTCTGGGTCGTCTACTTCGCGCTGATGCGCAAGCCGAGGGAGCGCGAGACATGA